The sequence TAGGGGGCGATGGGGGAAGGGATAGGGAACAGATGAGGAGGGGGTAAAGGTCAGCCAGAAAAGGAGTTTAGAAAAActggatgggagaggggaagccTTAAGTgcgtggggggtggtgggggtaggtggtggtagtggtgtgCTGGAGCCAGCTGGTGCTGGTACTACTACTCGAGAGCCCATTTTATCTCTGATGATCAAAATGTGATCCTTCATTCATTCTGGACTCTGCATTCAGTGATGTCCTGTAGCTTCAAATCAGCCATCACTGGCAAACGTTACTAATGAAGGCATTTTCCCACTAGAGAGCAGGCTTTGGATGGGGTGTATTGGAGAATGGTAGTGTATGGGGAGGGTTAGGGTGGAGAAACCAGAAAGAGAACTTTGGTAGTCGTGAGGACTCCTGCATTTGAATCCCAGGCTCTGCTGCTTACTGGGTGAATTTGGGCAAGTTACGTAACCTTTCCCAGTGTCCATTTCTTTATCGGCCTTCTAGGATTGATTGATATCAGGCTTAcattaattaatatatacaaaacaCTTAGAATTATACTCTTCACATTCCACTCAATAAACGTTATCTATTATGATTTGGGGAGAGTAAATGTGTGTTAGGAAAATGAGCATCCTAATCCTCAGGTAAACAACTCAGGAGTGTCTCCTTTGCGGCATGCCAGGTTCTGTGACCACTAACAAAACAACAGACAAACTTCTGCCTGCCCTGGGCTTACAATCTACATGGAATACCAGATATGCTCCCAGAAGTTACAGAGCACTAAAAACGCACTCTTATTCGCATAACACTTTACATTCCACAGAGGTCTTTCATATGAATTATTTCTTGTGATCGTCACAACAGCGCCTCCCTTATACAGGAGAAAATGAGTGATACAGAAAAGATGAGTGATGTCAAGATGCTGACACAGGGGGCGATGGCAGAATTACGAGCCTTACAATTGTTACCAGATCGGTCACGGTAGAGCATTAAGTAATGCCCCTGGATGGAGATAACAGACTAAGGTTAAGCCTCTTTCTCCAGCATTGTGGGGCAAGGGATCCTGTGTATTGTGCACACTGGCCAAGCTAAAGTTTTGCCATCCATTCAGCATCATGCAGCGCCCTGGCTTGGACTCATCTCCAGGCCACCTCTCCAAATGGCACCCCCTTCATCTTAGGGGATAGACGCCCCGTCAGGGCTCTGCGCCCAGAGTTGGGGATTGGCTCGCCGCCGATGACTCCTCTCCGCCTTGGGAGGCGGCACAGAGCTCActggcctctccttccctctcatctCTATGGCGGAAGTGCGTGGTCCCAGCCGAAACACAACAACATTCTCGGTGGTGGGAGTGAATGGACTCGTCCAAAAGAGGGGGATACTTCTCACCCTCAAATCTTAAAACGCGAgaggtaatgaaaaaaaaagtagcatgtTTTTGCGGAGCACTATGTGGCTCCCTGTGTCCGCCGGCGTGACTGTAAGGCGGACCGAGCGGCTGCGCTGGCTGCGGGGCCCGGCCGGACGGGAGTTCGCGCCCCCGCCGGAGGCCGATGGAGCCGGTGGAACCCGCCCCgctgggagggggggggtgccGAGGCGCGAACTTCCGCCGCCGGCGCCGCCTCCTGCCGCGGTGGTCTGGCGCCCGCGGCTAGGGGACCGAACCGTCGTGGGCTCTCGGACGCGGGCTCCGGAGGTGGGGCACCGTTTTAACCGTCTGCCCCCTTCCCGGGTGCAAGCGCGGGCACTCCCCAGGCCGGCGGGAGGGACGGCGCGCCTCGAACTCCAGAGCGCGGCCGGGGTGGGCGCGGGGCGCCGCCCCCGGGACCTCAGGAGGCAGCTCCTCCCCGGACCCTGGACCTTGGAGTAGTGGCGGTGGGAGAAACGGGACCCGGGAGGAGGGTCCTTCCTGCGACCCGCCAGAGTGTCTTGACACCGAgccttgtttttgcttttagtcCATTCCTAGCGCTCAGCCGCAGGCGCGGAGGTCGGAGCTCACCTGCGGAGCGGGCGCCTGCgcgtggggaggaggaagggcatgGGCAGAGCCTGAGTCACCCGCGCTCCAGCCTGTACACGTAAGTGggcatgggggtgcctggggctcCAGCATGGCCCAGTGCTCTGCAGACCTGGGCCTGGAGGGGGACCAGAGGGAGGCGACTTCTCGCGCCCTGCTCTGGAGGGCTCGCTGCTCACCGGAggcgggggtgaggggaaggggacagacaGGCTCATCACAGACCAGAGGTGGCTTGCTGTGGGAAGGAGGCTGGAGTTGGTCAGAACTGGCCTCCTGCAGGAGTGTTTCCTACAACAGTGCTTAGAATGAGGGAAGAGCCTGGGCGTGgggcaaaagaaaaaagtggcctgtattttttttttttttttaagttttaaaaaatgtttgtttatttttgagagagagagagaacgaacgaacacaagggggggggaggggcagagagagagggaaacacagaacgcgaagcaggctccaggctctgagctgtcagcacagagccggatgtggggctcaaacccaccagcgccgagatcatgacctgagccgaagtcccacgctcgactgactgagccacccaggcgctccagtggCCTGTTTGGAGGTTTGTGGGGGACGCAAGAGGGGGAAGTGGCGGAAGAAGGGGGAGCTGGACCAGAACTGGGAGTATGAATGGAAGGGTGTGAATAGAGGGCAGGAATGAGCGGGAGAACCCCCCTCCTCCTGAGTGTAGAAGCCAATTCAGTAGCCCTCGGAAGGACCTGGAGCTCCTGGGTCAGGGTGAATTGAGCAGTTACTTTGTAAGTACTTTCTGAGTACTGAGTTTCCAGTTTCGAGTATGATCGGGTCCCTGCCGTCCAGGAAAGGTCTAGTGGGAGAGACAAGACTGTATAACATCTCGTGAAGAGATGCCTGCTAGGACAGGTAGACCTGGGCTGATAGCCGAGTGAGAGGCAGAACCAGCTTGAtctctgagctgtccacagaCTGCCTCGTGTTCACTGCTGAGCACTGCTGTATTATGGGGATTGAGACAAATACACTTAGAAGAGAGCCGCCAGATAAGATGTCATGTCCAGCTGGCGTGTTATGGGGACTGGGGACCCTTAACCCGTGGTTGGGGTAAGGGGTGATTTGAAAGAGTCGCTTCCAGGTATCAGAAAGGCACATTAGTGGAAAAGGGGTGAGACTTACTCTGTGTGGCTCCTGACATCCAGTCTATGACCGgtggttaggggcgcctggctggctcagtcggtagagcacatgactcttgatctcagggttgtgagtttgaggcccgggttgggtgtaaagattacttaaaaccaaaacaaaaaacactgtggCCAGTGGTTTGAAGCAGTAAGGGGCAGATCCTTTCTGTAGAAGGAACAACTGGGTAGAGCTGTCTGAAGATGGAATGGTCTGCTGTGAGGGGTGGCCGAGCTCCCTGTCAGGAGAGGTGTGTTAAGCCGAACCCGCAGGAGGGAACTTGACACTTCCTTCTCCTTCAGGGCTCCTGTTCAGTTACTTCCCAAGGTCTGGTTCTCCAGTCTGTTCTTCCCTTTCCAGTCTGTCCCCCGGTGCTGTATTGTAGCGTGTGTCCTCTCTCAGCGGAAATGATACTATAACGAATTATAGTGGCTAACACTTACTGTTTACTCCTTGGCAGGTACTGCTTTAAGTGCTTTACAGATGCTAACTCATCCAGTCCCTGAGACAGTCCTTGCGAGGTAGCTTTTATTAATAGCCCCTTTATATAgatttgggaaactgaggcacagtggggTTAAGCAGCTTGCCTGAGATCACGCGGTGAGCAGGTGGCACGGCTGGGGTTCCAACCTGGGCTGTCTGGCATTGTTCTTAACCACTGTTCTACTGCGTTTTACgtatacaattttatttgatcctcacaagAATCCAATTGACGGATAAAACAccctcagagaggttgagtgattTGCGTAAGACCACAGAGCAAGGTAGAGGAGAGCTGGGGTCCAAACCAGGACTGGTGGACATGAAAACTCCCACACTTTGCACTTCACTCCCCCACATCCTATGGTGCTGCCCTTGTAACCGTCCCTGCTGTTGTGGCCTCTAACTGGACTTCTTGCCCAGCCTTTCTGCTTTAAATCTGAGAGTTTCTACTTCAGAGTCTGTGGATGGCTCTGGAACTAGGTGagatttggggtgtgtgtgtgtgtgtgagtcaggTGTTAAAGCCCAGTCTTCATAGTTTTTACTGCTTTCTCAGAGTAGTTTCTGACCACAAAATAGTTCAGAGCCATCCTTTGGTTTTTATCCAGAGTTAagttcctaaattttttttttttttttttacattttatttatttttgagagagagaccgagagagacagagagcacaagtgggggagaggcacagagagagggagacacagaatccgaagcaggctccaggttccgagctgttcagcacagagcccgacgcggggctcgaactcacaaaccgtgatatcatgacctgagccgaagtcggacacttaactgactgaaccacccaggggccccagagttAACTTTCTGATGCACAGATTTGACCTTGGCACAGTGATGCATCGACTCTTCACTGCCCTCAGCACCATCCAGATGCCTTAACCTGGTCGTTCAAGGTCCCAGGCAGTCAGACCTCAATCTCTTCTTTTTACTCCCACCTTGTACTCTTGCCACTCAGGTAACATttacctgcctttctctctcacatTCCTGTGGCCTGTCAAGGGCAGGGGCTGTTCTTGCCTTTGAACGGCCAGTGCCTGACACCTGTCGCACAGTGAACATTTGCCATAAACTGCGCTGGACGCTGTACTGAAGTCAAGCCTTGGCTGGTTGTTTGGACTGTGACTTTgaggctccctccctttctgatCCCAAGAGTCTTTTTGATGGTATGTGTCTTTGAAATGCAGAGGAGGGCCACGTAGGCGGAGGCTGGCTGGGCCAGAAAGGACGTGACAGGTGACATGCAGGTCATCGAGAAGGTGTCCGCTTTCTGACCTGGCTGCTCTTGCAGGGTGGCCCCTGGCTGGGGTGAAGCTCCCCCGTCTTTATTCTTGTCCCCCAGCGCGGTGTGGGCTGCCGGCTGCAGGATGAACTGTCGCTCGGAGGTGCTGGAGGTGTCGGTGGAAGGGCGGCAGGTGGAGGAGGCCATGCTGGCCGTGCTGCACACCGTGCTCCTGCACCGCAGCACGGGCAAGTTCCACTACAAGAAGGAGGGCACCTACTCCATCGGCACCGTGGGCACCCAGGATGTGGACTGTGACTTCATCGACTTCACCTACGTGCGTGTCTCCTCTGAGGAGCTGGACCGTGCCCTGCGCAAGGTTGTCGGGGAATTCAAGGTAGGGGTGTGGCCCGGGGGGTGGCAGGTGGACCTCGAacgcccctccaccctggcttgCTGTTGGACCCTTCCCGGGTGTTCACGTCAGCTTCTTCCAGGTTCTAAGGGACGGGCATGTTCGGCGCTCCTTGTGGGGAGGATGGCTTTGGGCGAGGGCAGGGAGTGACGGCAGGGAGGCGTCAGGTCCCACGGGGTGATCGCTGCCCGCATGGTCTTGACCTTCTATCTGACTGTCCGGCTCTCCCTGCAGACGCCTCTTCTTGCTTGTACTTTTCCCTTCAGCAGTCTGGGCCTTTCCTATGCGAAGTTCCCTGGGAGGGAGGGTTGCTGGGCTCGGGTGGGGCGCCCCGGGCCTGTGGTTGTATGTGCCTTGTGTAGGCGTGGAGAAAGGTGGGAGGGCACATCAGGCTGCCAGCGGTGGGAATggggatgtgatttttttttaggttttaaagtaagagggaatttttttaaggtgCCGTCTCTGAGGTCAGTGGAGGAGGGTTGTCTGTCTGACTTCCAGTCCACAAATGTTTGGAGGGTCCCtacactgtgccaggcaccatggcCTATGCTCATGGCGGGAGGCCACAGTGtctccccaccctcactccccaGCCCCTCTGAGACCAGAAAGGGCAAATTCATGAGTTTCCCCGTCCCTCGTCAAGGGAGGCAGTGGTCGTCACTGTCCTCCAGATGCCTCTAAGAGACACGTGGAACgtaatggttaagagcatggattCTGGAGCCAGGCTCTGCCACCCAACGagcgtgtgaccttgggcaggtgacTCCGCTTCTCTCGCCCTCGGTTCCCCTGTATGTAAAATTGGAACGACAGTCGTACCTGCTTCACGGGGCAGGTACTACGcactatgaggattaaatgaatcgAATGTGTCAAGTGGGTGAACCAGCCTGGCACCCCAGTAAGCATCGTAGAAGTGTTAGCCCTTACGACTACCAGTCAAAGTCACGTGACCTCAGTGTGTCCACAAAGGAGAGAATGGTTCCTTGATAGACAGTTCAGGACTTGAGGGAAGCATCCTTACCCTCCGAGTTGGCCCTAAAATTCAGATGGAAGGGTGCTTCAGGGTCCCACCTGCCTTAGGAGTGTGGGGCCACCACAGCCCCTGGAGGTAGGGGATAGGCAGAATTATTGGATGAAATGGTCTCATTTGCTTctcagaagagaaaagggagaagctGGGTCTGGTatgtccttcccttcccccttgtgtttgtttcttttttttttttttttaagtttatttattttgggagagacagagacagtgtgaatgggggaggggcagagacagagggagagagagagaatccctagcaggctccgagctgccagcacagagcccggtgcggggctcgaactcccgaaaccatgagatcatgacctgagccgaaatcaggagtcagacgcgcaaccaactaagccacctaggtgcccctcccgCTTTTCTTTAGCGTCAGATTTTGTTGATTTGCTTGGAGCACTCAAGTTTAGGCTGGCAGGTCGCTGTGTCATTTCACACGAATCCTTTACCCTCTGTGGGTCTCATTCCCCGCCCTCCCTGAAGGACTAATAAAGCTAGGAGAGCCTAATTCCCTGGGGTGTAGAAAGCACGCAGTGAGAGCTCCTCCAAGGTCTTGGCCTGCTCATCcgttctccctccttccccaggatGCACTGCGCAACTCTGGGGGTGATGGGCTGGGGCAGATGTCCCTGGAGTTCTACCAGAAGAAGAAGTCTCGCTGGCCTTTCTCAGACGAATGCATCCCCTGGGAGGTGTGGACGGTCAAGGTGCATGTGGTAGCTCTGGCCACAGAGCAGGAGCGGCAGATTTGTCGGGAGAAGGTGGGTGAGAAGCTCTGTGAGAAGATCATCAACATCGTGGAGGTGATGAACCGGCACGAGTACCTGCCCAAGATGCCCACGCAGTCGGAGGTGGACAACGTGTTTGACACAGGCTTGCGGGACGTGCAGCCCTACCTCTACAAGATTTCCTTCCAGATCACTGATGCCCTGGGCACCTCGGTCACCACGACCATGCGCAGGCTCATCAAAGACACCCTTGCCCTCTAGGCCTTACTGGGGCCGTGGGCTCTCCTTGATGGCTTGCAGACCTTGGCTTCTGGGGATCGTACCGTTGGCCCCTTGGGGCTCGGGAACCTGCCCCAGGTCCTTGATGAGACTTGGAATGGCCACCCCTGGCTTCCTTGTTTTGTGGTTGCCAGTCTCTGGTCATTCTTTTAACCTTGGCTGATGGTCAAGTCTGGCCTTCACTGTCTCTCCACACCCCTGGTGGGggttccccttccttctctgctgtATGGAAGAGCCATCGCTAGGATGGTGAATAAAGTTGAGAATGTGAGTTCAGGTTG is a genomic window of Acinonyx jubatus isolate Ajub_Pintada_27869175 chromosome B4, VMU_Ajub_asm_v1.0, whole genome shotgun sequence containing:
- the ATG101 gene encoding autophagy-related protein 101 translates to MNCRSEVLEVSVEGRQVEEAMLAVLHTVLLHRSTGKFHYKKEGTYSIGTVGTQDVDCDFIDFTYVRVSSEELDRALRKVVGEFKDALRNSGGDGLGQMSLEFYQKKKSRWPFSDECIPWEVWTVKVHVVALATEQERQICREKVGEKLCEKIINIVEVMNRHEYLPKMPTQSEVDNVFDTGLRDVQPYLYKISFQITDALGTSVTTTMRRLIKDTLAL